A portion of the Clostridium gelidum genome contains these proteins:
- a CDS encoding 4Fe-4S double cluster binding domain-containing protein: MIDLYSCILEIFKKNSDILFGISNISFSEYKSEYKCALVFAIPHTELLSINNYKEEKFESLICEARDCINSLLEEITTLLKKHKIQYYIPPVAQSSEETLIAPFSFKFASVNAGLGWIGKNDVLITEKYGPRVRLSAILVNYELPIGSPIIQSGCPPACNICIKACPHNALTDYQWNIGAKREELINYKLCNHKRSLYLKTHHRKHSCGLCMVSCPLGL; this comes from the coding sequence ATGATTGACTTATACAGTTGTATTTTAGAGATTTTCAAGAAAAATTCTGATATTCTATTTGGTATTTCTAATATAAGTTTTAGTGAATATAAATCAGAATATAAATGTGCATTAGTTTTTGCTATTCCTCATACAGAATTATTGAGTATAAATAATTATAAAGAAGAGAAATTTGAAAGTTTAATATGCGAAGCGCGTGATTGTATTAATTCGTTATTAGAAGAAATTACTACCCTATTAAAAAAACACAAAATTCAATATTACATACCACCTGTTGCACAATCAAGTGAAGAAACACTCATTGCGCCATTTTCATTTAAATTTGCAAGTGTAAATGCAGGTTTGGGATGGATAGGTAAAAATGATGTTTTAATTACAGAAAAGTATGGACCAAGAGTACGTTTATCGGCAATATTAGTTAATTATGAATTGCCAATAGGAAGTCCTATTATACAGAGTGGATGCCCACCAGCGTGCAATATATGTATCAAGGCTTGTCCTCATAATGCATTAACTGATTACCAATGGAATATAGGCGCAAAACGTGAGGAATTAATTAATTATAAATTATGTAATCATAAAAGAAGCCTTTATTTAAAAACACATCATAGAAAACATTCTTGTGGATTATGTATGGTATCATGCCCTTTGGGACTATAA
- a CDS encoding NAD-dependent protein deacylase, with amino-acid sequence MSIEKLSKILKESNNIVFFGGAGVSTESNIPDFRSSTGLFNENLNVTFTPEQLVSHSFYIRYPEEFFNFYKSKLIYPEAKPNGAHLALAKLEEMGKLKAIVTQNIDGLHQMAGSKNVFELHGSVHRNYCTKCHEFYDAKFVLEAKGAPTCTKCGSAVKPDVVLYEEGLDDKVIRGAVDAISKADTLIIGGTSLVVYPAAGLIEYFRGKNLVLINKSSTSADSKADLVINDSIGKVLSESIQLMK; translated from the coding sequence ATGAGTATTGAAAAATTATCAAAAATTTTAAAGGAAAGTAACAACATAGTTTTCTTTGGTGGAGCCGGAGTATCAACTGAATCTAATATTCCAGATTTCAGAAGTTCAACCGGATTATTTAATGAAAACCTCAATGTTACATTTACTCCTGAACAATTAGTATCGCATTCATTTTATATTAGATACCCAGAAGAATTTTTTAATTTTTATAAGTCAAAACTTATTTATCCAGAAGCTAAACCAAATGGCGCCCATTTAGCATTAGCTAAACTTGAAGAAATGGGAAAACTAAAAGCTATAGTAACTCAAAATATAGATGGACTTCATCAAATGGCAGGAAGTAAAAATGTTTTTGAGCTTCATGGATCTGTTCATAGAAATTACTGTACTAAATGTCATGAATTTTATGATGCAAAATTTGTTTTAGAAGCTAAGGGTGCTCCTACCTGTACTAAATGTGGTAGCGCTGTTAAGCCAGATGTAGTACTTTATGAGGAAGGTTTAGATGATAAAGTAATTAGAGGTGCAGTAGATGCAATTTCTAAAGCTGATACTCTTATTATTGGGGGAACTTCACTTGTAGTTTATCCTGCTGCCGGACTTATAGAATATTTTAGAGGTAAAAATCTTGTACTTATAAATAAAAGCTCTACTTCTGCTGATTCCAAAGCTGATTTAGTTATTAATGATTCTATTGGTAA